gtatcctgagcatcttcggggaggtcgtgggatcgccgctgctgccgccggcGTAATCACCGAtatagttcaggcgctgcttcttcggtcAGCCAGAATCGActcctgcccgaaacttctcggagtccattagcaccaggtagcagttccagtaggtgaactccttgtaaagcccgggcacggggaactctttctccgccatcctcctgcagtccttgTCAGTTTGGCCACCGGACTGCATTCgaagggcgttggtgtacaagcccgaaaatcgggagaccccttACCGGATTCGGTCctaccccttccggcactcctccccgctgcgtggcctcccctccggccaaaatgccttgtaggctgctgatatcttagcccacaagttgacgatcctctgattgttcgaggcgaggggatcatcacaaacactcacccacaccttggacagcgcgacgttctccgcgtccgtccacttcctccgtgccgaGCTGTCGTCACCAGCTGGCTGCGACGACTCAccgaccaccctcttcccctttttcttcttgggcgcgccccgaccccgtcctactccccccgtttgaacgatAGTGTctgcatccccgagatctatccccaactcctctaggGGAAAAGTCTCAATCCCAGTGAACCGCGTCTCCGCTGGGGTctatgtgtgcgaagaagcaataaccaaatcaaaactggggcaatagacgttgtcccccctGGCGTCCCTTTCATCCCCGGGtaccccggcgtcccctgcatccccgggtaTCTTGgcgtcatctgcatcccgggtgtccaccccggcatcatcggcatagggggttgcatccccggtcccccctgcccgcccggaccccccggcatcccctgccatcaCGGCATACCACCCCCGGATGCCACCCCGGGCATCATCTACTGCCAAGGGTAGTAGTACCCGGGCAttggaccccatccacctcccgtGGGTACCgtcggagtttgagacccgctcgtccctggagtaggctcgttgttgtgctccatttcgcgttgttgatcttgtacataaattaagatagagagaaaactcgttaaaacaagtggtgcaaatgaaaatgacgtgcagatcgcgtatatatagtgtttcgaaatttttttaaaaaaatcccgCTCGCCGATCTGgcgcctgcaatggcggccaggagatcggcgagcgcatcgccgagcgctcgggaatcggcgtgcgctcgccgtttttctcgccgatttgacGCTCGCTGGCTGCAATGGTTCAgtgagcggaccggcgagcgccaagaatcggctagccggtgcgctcgccgctattggagatgctctaaagacAAATTAGGATTCTACTATACCTCTCTTCGTGACAAATTAGGATTCTACTATACCTCTCTTCGTTTCTGTTAATAGACATATTTATTTTCgccacaaaatttaaaaataatattttaattaaatagtgaataaagtaatagaaaataaaataagagtgatagaaaagaaaataaaataaaaaacaaaattatattttattaaaaataaaaataactcaattaatatttaaaatataaaaatgggcCAACTCACATGCCCACCTAACGGACTCGTCGCGAATGTAACGCCACTTGGGCACCGCCCCTACCCCTAACACCTGCAAAATTTCCCAAATTCCATTATCCTTTAACGGCGCCACGTTTTCACGTCCGTCTCCGTTTCCGTCAGCTGACGCCGTCCATGGCTGCTTGTGACGACGACTTTTCCCTCCTCGACGACCCCCTAAACCCTAACTCTGCCCCGCcctccaccgccaccgcctccgcctcccCATACCAGATCAACCCGTACGAACACGATTCCGACCCTTTCGATTCCGATCCGAACTCGCTATCTACCAAGCGCCTCACCGATCGGGATGACATCCACAGCGGCACGTCCAAAAGGACCAGATTGCCCTCCTCCGCCAGTGCCGGAGACTACCGCAAGGACAGGGAGGAGTGGAGCGACACGGCGATCTCGTGTCTGCTTGAGGCGTACAGCGAGAAATTCGTGCAGCTGAACCGGGGCAATCTGAGGGGCCGGGATTGGGAGGAGGTGGCAGCGATGGTCAGCGAGAGGTGCGAGAATCAGTCCAAGAGCGTGGAGCAGTGTAAGAACAAGGTCGATAACTTGAAGAAGCGGTATAAGCTTGAGAGGCACCGGCTGAGCAACGGCGGCGTGTTGACCAGCCACTGGCCGTGGTTTAAACAGATGGAGCAAATCGTCGGCAATTCTATCGCTGCCAAAGCTGCCGTCGAGGAGGAGAAGTCGTCTGGCGCCGGAGGGGTGTCGTACTCGACTAGGCAGACCAAGAGGTACACATTCGAATGAGCAATTTTATTTAATCTATCAAGGATTCACTGCTTTTATTTAGCGATGTAACGTAGAAAAGAGAACTGGATATCTTTTGAAGCTATATTGATTAAAGTTTGATTATTTGAAGAGTATAATATGTAAAAACTATGCTTCATTTGGAAAAGACACGGATCTATTGCTCGTTATAGCTTTGTGTCAAGTGTGATATCAGTTGTCGAAGTATATACTATTACTCTTCAGTTAGCTTTACTCACTGAGAGAGCTGTTATGTTGTTCCATAAGCTTTACTCACTGATTGTAGAACTTAGGCTGCGACTGCTTTGTTGATTGCTTAAAGCACTTGGATTTTTTCTGAGCTACTTTCTTTCCGTGGTGCGTGGTGGTTTTCGTTGGTTATTTATTTTCTCCTAATGTTGAACTGTTTTTGGGCAGACTAGGAACAATAGTCAATTGTTCTGGTAGTCAGATTAACAGCATGAAGTTGAAACCATCAAATAACCTCAGATGGAGGAGAGTCGTGTTGAAAATTAGTGGAGCTGCTCTAGCTGGAAGTGCTCCTAACAATATTGAGCCGAAGGTTTATTTCTAACTTAATTTTTCTTGACTGTATTTGCCTCCGGAGAGTCCATGCATCTTTAGTTCCATCATATGCCATGAAATTGTGCTATCTTTGGATGTGTACCTAATTGATATAGTGAAAGAGTACCTTTCCGGCTGGCTGTAATTGCAAATGCTATATCTCCTCAAATCTATATCCTTTTCTCCTTCGGAGTGAATTGCTACGTGTTGATGCTTATAAAAGAATAGCCAGTAACTTGATTGTATATGTACTTCATTATACATGTATAACTTGCTCAATAACCTTGTCCCCTCTTTGTTGTTGAAAGTCTTTGATTTCctgctgtctctgttcctgAATTTGGAGTTGAATTGCTTTATCTTTTTGACATACTATAGGTGGCCATGCTGATTGCAACAGAAGTTTCAATAGCATGCCATGTTGGTGTTCAGGTACTAGTTTAAAGCCTTCTATTTGCAAGGTTGTCTTTAAATTTCCTTTCATGTAAGCttcatttctttctcttttttcttttactttcaaCTTCTTTGTCCTTCTTCTAAAAATTTAACCTTAGGTAGCTATAGT
This genomic interval from Salvia splendens isolate huo1 chromosome 13, SspV2, whole genome shotgun sequence contains the following:
- the LOC121762611 gene encoding uridylate kinase-like, with product MAACDDDFSLLDDPLNPNSAPPSTATASASPYQINPYEHDSDPFDSDPNSLSTKRLTDRDDIHSGTSKRTRLPSSASAGDYRKDREEWSDTAISCLLEAYSEKFVQLNRGNLRGRDWEEVAAMVSERCENQSKSVEQCKNKVDNLKKRYKLERHRLSNGGVLTSHWPWFKQMEQIVGNSIAAKAAVEEEKSSGAGGVSYSTRQTKRLGTIVNCSGSQINSMKLKPSNNLRWRRVVLKISGAALAGSAPNNIEPKVAMLIATEVSIACHVGVQVAIVVGGRNFFCGDAWVEQTGLDRCTAYQIGMMATVMNSVLLQSALEKLGVQTRVQSAFSMPEVAEPYSRQRAIRHLEKGRVVIFGGIGSGTGNPLFSTDTAAALRASEIHADAVLKGTNMEGVYVCDARNNSIAAEHISFRELASRGAFPMDMMAVTFCEENGIPVGIFNLHEPGNISRALCGERVGTLIDQTGPVT